The Mytilus galloprovincialis chromosome 4, xbMytGall1.hap1.1, whole genome shotgun sequence genome contains a region encoding:
- the LOC143070858 gene encoding APGW-amide-related neuropeptide, giving the protein METLNIFLVIFSLLGTIIIASSSDESSERKKRDLDTIDDTNNDFLTADKRRPGWGKRSFDDDILNNLDKRRPGWGKRSDMLFDSEEIEKRRPGWGKRSSSLYDVEKRKPGWGKRSSALLDDLSLYNSIVKRRPGWGKRSDTFKVDIRRPGWGKRTPGWGKRSGPNMCMDLQDEILLLYKLLNEAEKLHSECEALNI; this is encoded by the exons ATggaaactttaaatatttttcttgttattttttcattattagGAACAATTATAATAGCTTCATCTTCAGATGAGTCGAGTGAAAGAAAGAAAAGAGATTTAGATACTATAGATGACACGAACAATGACTTTTTAACTGCTGACAAAAGACGACCGGGTTGGGGGAAAAGAAGTTTTGACgatgatattttaaataatttagataAACGCCGACCAGGCTGGGGAAAAAGAAGTGATATGTTGTTCGATTCCGAAGAAATTGAAAAACGTCGACCAGGTTGGGGCAAAAGGTCCAGTTCATTATATGATGTAGAAAAACGAAAACCTGGTTGGGGCAAAAGAAGCTCAGCTCTTCTTGACGATCTTAGTTTATACAACTCTATAGTAAAACGGCGACCTGGATGGGGAAAACGATCTGACACTTTTAAAGTTGATATTCGACGACCCGGATGGGGCAAACGAACACCAGGATGGGGAAAGCGCTCAGGACCAAATATGTGCATGGATTTGCAAGATGAAATTCTACTGTTATACAAATTACTAAACGAG gcTGAGAAATTACATAGTGAATGTGAAGCTCTCAATATATGA
- the LOC143073791 gene encoding uncharacterized protein LOC143073791, with the protein MAHILSGCKVALTQGRYRWRHDKVLKHLAEILDIERKKKRPSKTEAKQIRFVREGDTGHATKSQQHFILDKGSDWNMRADIGKKLVFPECVQTTLRPDIVVWSQPSKMIVAIELTVPWEERCEEAYQRKKEKYTELMTTCRERGWKAWLFPVEVGCRGFPAQSVWRMLQAMGIVGKARKTAVRQLGEAAERSSCWLWHRRDDLSWKPSADE; encoded by the coding sequence ATGGCACATATACTTTCAGGCTGCAAGGTTGCTCTGACACAGGGAAGGTATCGATGGCGACACGACAAGGTCCTAAAACATCTAGCAGAAATCCTTGATATAGAGAGAAAAAAGAAGAGACCATCAAAAACAGAGGCAAAACAGATCAGATTCGTTAGAGAGGGAGATACTGGACATGCAACAAAGTCTCAACAGCACTTCATCTTGGACAAGGGCAGTGATTGGAACATGAGAGCTGACATTGGAAAGAAGCTTGTGTTTCCAGAATGCGTACAGACAACCCTACGCCCAGACATTGTAGTGTGGTCACAGCCTTCAAAGATGATAGTTGCAATAGAACTGACAGTTCCTTGGGAAGAGAGATGTGAAGAGGCATACCAGCGGAAGAAGGAAAAGTATACAGAGCTGATGACAACATGTAGAGAGAGAGGTTGGAAAGCATGGCTGTTCCCAGTAGAAGTAGGCTGCAGAGGTTTTCCTGCACAGTCAGTATGGAGGATGCTACAGGCAATGGGAATAGTTGGAAAGGCAAGAAAGACAGCAGTAAGACAGCTAGGTGAAGCAGCAGAGCGTTCATCTTGCTGGTTATGGCATCGCCGAGATGATCTGAGCTGGAAGCCGAGTGCTGATGAGTAG
- the LOC143073790 gene encoding uncharacterized protein LOC143073790, protein MVQTTLTGEKAEAKCHCGKICKNQRGLKIHQSRSGCSRGIVTEQRTDLSGETQENPSQDTNHSARNLSASVTFHDSSQSLNDEEPIAQQRQETSHQKERIAWPKMNSEAQWRNLNDDLGVILETSLQGCVERRIETLTTLVYNIGKERFGVEEKKERSNIKQTPNRREQKIKQLRKELKDLNRRFKKSNELEKLGIACITDNVREELRRTRRAEQLKNSNKKKAKNRANFIKNPYNYTKTLLGGERTGHLHCSKEEVEKYLHETHSDKERETPLGYCPRVEEEKQPTIEFETKEPTWKEVCEVVKKARTGSAPGYSGVPYKVYKKCPKILRKLWQLFRILWKKGTIPESWQKAEGCFVPKEKDSKDISQFRTISLLSVEGKIYFSVLANRMTKYMVENSYIDTSMQKGGIAGFSGCVEHTSVLSQLIHEAKTGKKNLAVVWLDLANAYGSVPHKLIEMAMDHYHIPEHIKKIVLTYFDGILLRFTVDNKTTAWQKLEKGIVTGCTISPILFIMGMNIIMKAAERETRGPKTDSGIFLPATRGFMDDLTVTTSSHIQARWILTALEEVVTWARMKFKPRKSRSMILKKGKITTKFQLKIQGDEIPTIVDNPIKCLGKWFDDTLKDNTSVKTVQSQVVEWLKKVDKSGLPGKFKAWIYQHGLLPRLTWLLMIYEMTATTVESIERKINSHLRRWLGVPPSFTAIGLYSRSSQLQLPLTSTLEEYKVSKSRLVMTLRDSKDSKISEAGIQTRTGRKWSARTAVDQAESILHHKDIVGNTCTGRQGLGMTHFQQWSKATPKEKSSMVQSEIRTVEEEQRRAKAVELSRQGAWMKWNLPERKITWAELWRMEPFRISFMLRSVYDTLPSPSNLHQWG, encoded by the coding sequence ATGGTGCAAACAACTTTGACAGGAGAGAAGGCAGAAGCTAAATGCCATTGTGGAAAGATCTGCAAGAACCAAAGAGGCTTAAAGATCCACCAGTCAAGGTCTGGATGCAGTCGAGGAATTGTTACAGAGCAGCGCACAGATTTATCTGGTGAGACGCAGGAGAATCCTAGCCAGGACACAAACCATAGCGCAAGGAATCTCTCAGCATCAGTCACATTCCACGACAGCAGTCAAAGCTTGAATGATGAGGAGCCTATTGCACAGCAAAGGCAAGAGACATCACATCAGAAAGAACGGATAGCATGGCCAAAGATGAACAGCGAAGCCCAATGGAGGAATCTGAACGATGATTTAGGGGTAATTCTAGAAACATCACTCCAAGGATGTGTTGAGAGGAGAATAGAAACACTGACTACACTAGTATATAACATCGGGAAGGAGAGATTTGGTGTTGAGGAGAAAAAGGAAAGGAGTAACATCAAGCAGACGCCAAACAGGAGAGAACAGAAGATTAAACAGCTAAGGAAGGAGCTCAAAGACCTTAACAGAAGGTTCAAGAAAAGCAATGAGTTAGAGAAGTTGGGAATAGCTTGCATTACAGACAATGTCAGAGAGGAATTGAGAAGAACTAGAAGGGCAGAACAACTCAAGAATAGCAATAAGAAGAAAGCGAAAAATAGAGCAAACTTCATTAAGAATCCATACAACTACACGAAAACACTGTTGGGTGGAGAAAGAACAGGGCATCTGCATTGTAGTAAGGAAGAAGTAGAGAAGTATCTGCATGAAACACACTCAGACAAAGAAAGAGAGACACCTTTGGGATATTGCCCAAGagttgaagaagaaaaacaaccAACGATAGAATTTGAAACAAAGGAACCAACATGGAAGGAAGTTTGTGAGGTGGTAAAAAAGGCAAGAACAGGATCAGCACCTGGGTACAGTGGTGTACCATACAAAGTCTACAAGAAATGCCCAAAGATACTTAGAAAACTGTGGCAGCTATTCCGAATACTATGGAAAAAGGGAACCATTCCTGAGAGCTGGCAGAAAGCAGAAGGATGCTTTGTACCAAAAGAAAAGGATTCAAAAGATATCTCACAGTTTAGGACAATTTCATTGTTGAGCGTCGAGGGAAAAATCTACTTCTCTGTATTGGCAAACAGGATGACAAAGTATATGGTAGAGAACAGCTACATTGATACATCTATGCAGAAAGGAGGTATTGCAGGGTTTTCAGGATGTGTAGAACATACAAGTGTCCTTAGCCAACTCATACATGAGGCAAAGACAGGAAAGAAGAACTTGGCAGTAGTCTGGTTAGATCTGGCAAATGCGTATGGATCAGTACCACACAAATTGATAGAGATGGCAATGGATCACTACCACATTCCAGAACACATCAAGAAAATAGTCTTAACGTATTTTGATGGAATACTGCTGCGATTTACTGTAGATAACAAGACCACAGCATGGCAGAAATTAGAGAAAGGAATAGTAACTGGTTGTACCATCTCACCAATACTATTCATTATGGGTATGAATATCATCATGAAGGCAGCAGAAAGAGAAACAAGAGGTCCAAAGACAGATTCAGGGATTTTTCTACCAGCAACAAGAGGGTTCATGGATGACCTTACAGTAACAACATCATCCCATATTCAAGCAAGATGGATACTGACAGCACTGGAAGAAGTAGTCACTTGGGCAAGGATGAAATTTAAACCAAGGAAATCAAGATCAATGATACTGAAAAAGGGGAAGATAACAACAAAGTTCCAGCTTAAGATCCAAGGGGACGAAATACCAACAATAGTAGACAACCCTATAAAGTGCCTTGGAAAATGGTTTGATGATACCCTTAAAGACAATACCAGTGTGAAGACAGTACAAAGTCAGGTTGTAGAATGGCTGAAGAAGGTAGATAAGAGTGGATTGCCTGGGAAGTTTAAGGCTTGGATATACCAACATGGGCTGTTACCGAGACTGACATGGCTTCTCATGATCTATGAAATGACAGCAACAACAGTCGAATCTATAGAAAGAAAGATAAACAGCCACCTAAGAAGATGGCTAGGAGTACCACCAAGCTTTACAGCCATAGGCCTTTACAGTAGATCATCACAACTACAGCTACCTTTAACATCAACTTTGGAGGAATACAAGGTATCAAAGAGCAGACTTGTTATGACTCTCAGAGACTCGAAGGATAGCAAGATCAGTGAGGCAGGAATACAGACACGTACTGGACGTAAATGGTCAGCAAGAACTGCAGTCGATCAAGCAGAAAGTATTCTTCACCACAAAGACATAGTTGGCAACACCTGTACTGGTAGACAAGGCTTAGGAATGACACATTTCCAACAGTGGTCAAAGGCAACACCAAAAGAGAAGAGTAGCATGGTACAGTCAGAAATAAGAACAGTAGAAGAAGAACAAAGAAGGGCAAAAGCAGTGGAGCTAAGCCGTCAAGGTGCATGGATGAAGTGGAACTTGCCAGAAAGAAAGATCACATGGGCAGAGTTATGGAGGATGGAACCATTCAGAATCTCATTCATGCTTAGGTCTGTGTACGATACACTTCCTTCCCCTTCAAACTTACACCAGTGGGGCTGA